From Hippea alviniae EP5-r, the proteins below share one genomic window:
- a CDS encoding zinc ribbon domain-containing protein: MNPDLKKLLDIQQYDKEIASLEAELKRLESKEDKIVEVVETKKVQIADAREEIEEVKKDIEEKENLLEETIENLKKLEIKLSGVSTEKQMQAVNTEIDIAKTNKTVLEEKLETLKEELSLKEKGLKELEDRYEQLLKTLDEYRNKFDKRREEINEKIKEINKTKEELLPTIDKKVFKKYERINRWAKGTAIVPVRQEACYGCFMKLTPQVLALLEETDEIVYCPNCGRMLYLEEIELDED; the protein is encoded by the coding sequence TTGAATCCAGACTTGAAAAAATTACTTGATATTCAACAGTACGATAAGGAGATAGCGTCCTTAGAAGCCGAATTAAAAAGGCTTGAGTCTAAAGAGGATAAGATTGTAGAAGTTGTTGAAACGAAGAAGGTTCAAATAGCTGATGCAAGAGAAGAGATTGAGGAAGTAAAGAAAGACATAGAAGAAAAAGAGAACCTTCTCGAAGAAACGATTGAAAATCTTAAAAAGTTGGAGATAAAACTGAGTGGCGTGTCAACTGAAAAGCAGATGCAAGCTGTAAATACTGAGATAGATATAGCAAAGACCAATAAAACTGTGTTGGAAGAGAAGTTAGAAACCTTAAAAGAAGAGCTTTCTTTGAAAGAAAAGGGGCTTAAGGAACTTGAAGATAGGTATGAGCAACTTCTTAAAACACTTGATGAGTATAGGAACAAGTTTGATAAAAGGAGAGAGGAAATTAATGAAAAGATAAAAGAAATAAACAAAACAAAAGAAGAATTGTTGCCAACTATTGATAAGAAAGTATTTAAAAAATATGAGAGAATCAATAGATGGGCTAAAGGAACGGCTATTGTTCCAGTAAGGCAGGAAGCCTGTTATGGCTGTTTTATGAAGCTTACACCACAGGTTTTGGCACTGCTTGAAGAGACTGATGAGATAGTCTATTGTCCAAACTGTGGAAGAATGCTCTATTTGGAAGAGATAGAGCTTGATGAAGATTAA
- a CDS encoding Nif3-like dinuclear metal center hexameric protein: MRVEEVVGYLEAYFPLSLQEGWDNSGLQVSPKDNSIKGILLALDITTGTIDEAVEFGCNLIIAHHPLIFSSTKKIFNHFYPFNVVYKAVENGIGIYAFHTNLDIAEGGLNDYLCDLLDLRDVQVLQEHKPLRVGVLDRDYTLDEFANFVKEKLGVDTLKVIEADDKPIRKVAVCSGSCMDLLNDIKELDFDLFLSGDLKHHIAIFAKETGINVIDATHFHTEKFSKEILFKLLKDKFENLRIFISKRDELPWKYL, encoded by the coding sequence ATGAGAGTAGAAGAGGTAGTAGGTTACTTAGAAGCATACTTCCCTTTAAGCCTTCAGGAAGGCTGGGATAACTCTGGCCTTCAAGTTTCCCCTAAGGATAATTCCATAAAAGGCATACTGTTAGCGTTAGATATAACAACAGGCACGATAGATGAAGCTGTTGAGTTTGGTTGTAATCTTATAATTGCCCATCATCCATTGATTTTCTCATCAACAAAGAAGATATTTAACCACTTCTATCCGTTCAATGTGGTTTATAAAGCCGTTGAGAACGGTATAGGGATTTATGCCTTTCATACCAATCTTGATATCGCAGAGGGCGGCTTAAACGATTATCTGTGTGATTTGCTTGATTTGAGAGATGTTCAGGTACTTCAGGAGCATAAGCCTTTAAGAGTTGGTGTTTTGGATAGGGATTATACACTTGATGAGTTCGCTAATTTTGTTAAGGAGAAACTCGGCGTTGATACGCTGAAGGTTATAGAAGCTGATGATAAACCTATAAGAAAAGTTGCAGTATGTTCTGGTAGTTGTATGGATTTGCTTAATGATATAAAAGAGCTTGATTTTGACCTGTTTTTGAGTGGGGATTTAAAACATCATATTGCCATTTTTGCTAAAGAGACGGGTATAAATGTAATTGATGCAACGCATTTTCATACAGAGAAATTCTCAAAAGAGATTTTATTCAAGTTGCTTAAAGATAAATTTGAAAATCTTAGAATTTTTATATCAAAAAGGGATGAATTGCCGTGGAAATACTTATAA